A single genomic interval of Lacrimispora sphenoides JCM 1415 harbors:
- a CDS encoding (Fe-S)-binding protein yields the protein MEDKPRIMDPDACVHCHICRQHCLFLEKYNIDIGDKEKLEELSYHCFLCGRCSEVCPKGIDGREVVLGMRKEQVRRNDGQLREKGYGMLVREKQNYLFQNYGLGAKKSVLFPGCNFPAYYPKTTRYLMELFRERAGAGTVFDCCGKPIAELGMEKQEEEIIGRVERKLRENGVEEVITLCPNCYAYLKPRLNVNVVSIYEKLRELGIGKMIEGRLTIFPPCPDRENKEQLDFIRAFLKEEPDLISHVQCCGLGGCAGSKEKDLAKQMVCSIGQESERTIYTYCASCSGNFVRKGYKDTKHILLEILERNEGPDTGRSVVNRIMTKYRREKNNE from the coding sequence ATGGAAGATAAGCCGAGAATCATGGATCCGGATGCATGCGTTCATTGCCATATCTGCCGGCAGCACTGTCTCTTTCTGGAAAAATATAACATAGATATCGGTGATAAAGAAAAGCTGGAGGAGCTTTCTTATCACTGCTTTTTATGCGGCAGATGTTCTGAAGTCTGTCCCAAGGGAATTGACGGAAGAGAAGTCGTTTTAGGGATGCGAAAGGAGCAGGTTCGCAGGAATGATGGACAACTTCGTGAAAAAGGCTACGGAATGCTTGTAAGGGAGAAACAGAACTATTTATTTCAGAACTACGGTCTTGGGGCGAAAAAGAGCGTCCTATTTCCGGGCTGTAATTTCCCGGCCTATTATCCCAAGACGACCAGGTACCTGATGGAACTGTTTCGGGAAAGAGCAGGAGCAGGGACGGTATTTGACTGCTGCGGAAAGCCAATTGCAGAACTGGGAATGGAGAAGCAGGAAGAAGAGATTATTGGAAGAGTGGAGAGAAAGCTAAGAGAAAACGGCGTGGAGGAGGTGATTACCCTCTGTCCAAACTGCTACGCTTATTTAAAACCCCGCCTGAACGTAAACGTAGTGAGTATATATGAAAAACTTCGGGAGCTTGGAATCGGGAAGATGATTGAGGGAAGGCTCACCATATTTCCGCCTTGTCCGGACAGGGAAAATAAAGAGCAGTTGGACTTCATACGGGCGTTTTTAAAGGAAGAACCGGATCTGATCTCTCATGTGCAGTGCTGCGGGCTTGGAGGCTGCGCCGGGAGCAAAGAAAAGGATCTGGCAAAACAGATGGTATGCAGCATCGGGCAGGAGAGTGAGAGGACCATATATACTTACTGTGCTTCCTGTTCAGGGAACTTTGTAAGAAAAGGATACAAGGATACAAAGCATATACTTTTAGAAATACTAGAGAGAAACGAGGGGCCGGACACAGGCAGATCTGTGGTAAACCGAATAATGACAAAATACCGGAGAGAGAAAAATAATGAATAA
- a CDS encoding TIGR04283 family arsenosugar biosynthesis glycosyltransferase: MRRAIIIFTRVPIPGSTKTRMMPQLRPRQCAKLHICFLNDIKKECEKCKASIFVCYTPDEDKQKRDLEEVMGKQRGYFLQRGEHLGERMYRAFEEVFAMGYEECILIGTDVPELRSDDLNRAFEVLQTRDVVFGKTYDGGYYLVGMKKARREVFGLDRYGHGAVLKETIKALSQAGITVGYTKMLWDMDTPSDLKQYRKRMRVKKELKQTETGRYAAGITPVSIIIPIYNEEKRIVMFQEQLKELQGKCEILFVDGGSTDRTLELIDPGYTVLHSEKGRGRQMNAGAKVSCGDILFFLHCDSELPPKPLAEIRRVMRDHQAGCFGIAFHSHNFFMFTCRVISNHRVKDRKVMFGDQGIFVDRELFFEAGMFPEIPIMEDYQFSLTLKEKQVKLGMTGRRIYTSDRRFPKGTVPKLKLMWKMNRLRKMYRDGVSIEQISDMYRDIR, from the coding sequence ATGAGACGGGCAATTATCATATTTACAAGGGTACCAATACCGGGAAGTACGAAGACCAGGATGATGCCCCAGCTTCGTCCGCGGCAATGTGCAAAGCTTCATATCTGTTTTTTGAATGACATAAAAAAGGAATGTGAAAAGTGTAAGGCTAGTATTTTTGTCTGTTATACTCCGGATGAAGATAAACAAAAAAGGGATCTAGAAGAAGTAATGGGAAAGCAAAGAGGGTACTTTCTGCAGCGGGGGGAACATCTGGGAGAACGGATGTATCGTGCATTTGAAGAAGTATTTGCTATGGGGTATGAGGAATGCATTCTGATTGGAACCGATGTGCCGGAGCTTCGGTCCGATGATCTTAATCGGGCATTTGAAGTGCTTCAGACCCGGGATGTGGTGTTCGGGAAAACCTATGACGGAGGATATTATCTCGTAGGGATGAAGAAAGCCCGGCGGGAGGTCTTTGGCCTTGACCGGTATGGGCATGGAGCAGTTTTAAAGGAAACCATAAAGGCACTTTCCCAGGCCGGAATTACGGTGGGCTATACGAAGATGCTTTGGGATATGGACACCCCATCGGATTTAAAACAGTACCGGAAACGAATGCGTGTTAAGAAAGAACTGAAACAGACGGAAACCGGGCGGTATGCGGCTGGAATCACTCCGGTCTCTATCATTATCCCCATATATAATGAAGAAAAAAGAATTGTAATGTTTCAGGAGCAGTTAAAGGAACTGCAGGGAAAATGTGAAATATTGTTCGTGGATGGGGGAAGCACAGACCGCACACTGGAATTAATAGATCCCGGATATACCGTGCTGCATAGTGAAAAAGGCAGGGGAAGGCAGATGAACGCAGGAGCGAAAGTAAGCTGCGGAGATATTCTGTTTTTCCTCCATTGTGACAGTGAGCTTCCGCCAAAGCCACTTGCGGAAATCAGGCGGGTGATGCGGGATCATCAGGCAGGCTGCTTTGGGATAGCATTTCACTCCCATAACTTTTTCATGTTTACATGCAGGGTGATTTCCAACCACAGAGTTAAGGACCGAAAGGTCATGTTTGGAGATCAGGGAATTTTTGTGGACCGGGAGTTATTTTTTGAAGCTGGAATGTTTCCCGAGATTCCGATCATGGAAGACTACCAGTTCTCACTGACATTAAAGGAAAAACAAGTGAAGCTTGGGATGACAGGAAGAAGAATTTATACATCGGACAGGCGTTTTCCAAAAGGGACCGTACCAAAGCTGAAGCTCATGTGGAAAATGAACCGGCTACGAAAAATGTACCGGGACGGAGTATCCATAGAACAAATCTCGGATATGTACCGGGATATCAGATAG
- a CDS encoding LysM peptidoglycan-binding domain-containing protein, with translation MIIHVVQPGETIFTISEYYKIPIDRLILENGIINPDNLAIGQTIVIVQPEIVYTVQDGDTLESIAEKHGVSTMELLRNNPYLSDREYLYSGETIVIKYQTDKSKTIATSGYIFSYIDKSVLIKTLPFLTYLTIFNYRATSLGEIIATADDTELIQLAKSYGVAPMLFVSTISGEGIASREVNYEILNNPTIQDSLINNALQIVKAKGYYGINIYVEDITLDNINNIAEYLKKASAIFHSEGVRIVITTTPVTNSETPYASFEKLDYSKFAEYVDGIIFSSYDWARTYSYPSSIFPVDFLRGLLDYAVSIIPSELIFLGITTLGYDWTLPYVPGATEATVITNENAVLIAAENNIPIQFNEAAQSPYFYYIDSSGIMHVIWFKDARSFDARAALAGEYNLQGLSLWTVMRFDAQMWLIINNQYYIERRLGIS, from the coding sequence ATGATCATACACGTTGTCCAACCTGGTGAAACCATCTTTACAATATCAGAGTATTACAAAATCCCTATTGACAGATTAATATTGGAAAACGGAATTATTAACCCAGACAATTTAGCAATAGGCCAAACGATTGTGATTGTTCAACCTGAAATAGTTTATACCGTCCAGGATGGTGATACTTTAGAAAGTATTGCAGAGAAGCACGGTGTTTCAACAATGGAATTATTAAGAAATAATCCCTATCTCTCCGATAGAGAATATTTGTACTCCGGTGAAACGATTGTTATAAAATATCAAACGGATAAATCCAAAACAATTGCCACCAGTGGTTATATCTTTTCCTATATAGATAAATCTGTTTTAATAAAAACACTTCCTTTTTTAACGTATTTGACTATTTTCAATTATAGAGCTACAAGTTTAGGAGAGATTATCGCAACTGCTGACGACACGGAACTTATCCAGCTGGCTAAATCATATGGTGTTGCGCCCATGTTGTTTGTTTCCACGATTTCGGGAGAGGGAATAGCCAGCCGTGAAGTGAACTATGAAATTTTAAATAACCCTACTATACAGGATAGCCTTATTAATAATGCTCTTCAAATAGTAAAAGCAAAAGGTTATTATGGTATCAACATATATGTCGAAGACATCACCTTAGACAATATAAATAATATTGCAGAATATTTGAAAAAAGCTTCAGCGATATTTCATTCAGAGGGTGTCAGGATCGTGATCACCACAACACCGGTTACGAATAGTGAAACCCCATATGCCAGTTTTGAAAAATTAGACTATTCAAAATTTGCTGAATATGTGGATGGAATTATATTTTCATCTTATGACTGGGCAAGGACTTACAGCTATCCAAGCTCAATCTTTCCGGTTGATTTTTTGAGAGGCTTGTTAGATTATGCGGTTAGTATTATTCCATCTGAATTAATTTTTCTAGGTATCACTACACTTGGTTATGATTGGACACTTCCCTATGTTCCCGGTGCCACAGAAGCCACTGTAATAACCAATGAAAATGCGGTACTAATTGCAGCGGAAAATAATATACCAATACAATTTAATGAAGCGGCGCAATCACCTTATTTCTATTATATTGACAGTAGTGGAATTATGCATGTAATATGGTTTAAAGATGCAAGAAGCTTTGATGCACGGGCAGCGCTGGCTGGAGAATATAATCTCCAGGGTTTATCTCTTTGGACTGTTATGAGATTTGATGCCCAAATGTGGCTTATTATTAATAATCAATATTATATAGAGAGACGTTTGGGAATTAGTTAA
- a CDS encoding TVP38/TMEM64 family protein, producing MNKKSKWIKKFVLILGIGAAIASYYGIPSVKETMNLVFKMFASGDFGVVKDFIASWGAYAAVISFGLMIFQSIAAPLPAFLITFANANLFGWWQGAILSWTSAMAGAALCFYIARVLGRDVAEKFTSKAGLKQVDAFFEKYGKSTVLVCRLLPFVSFDLVSYGAGLTSMSFGSFFLATGIGQLPATIVYSYVGGMLTGGAKLLVTGLMILFALSAFIVMARKIYVEKQRQKGEK from the coding sequence ATGAATAAAAAGAGTAAATGGATTAAGAAATTCGTGTTGATATTGGGGATTGGGGCTGCGATAGCAAGTTATTATGGGATACCATCAGTAAAAGAAACTATGAATCTGGTATTTAAAATGTTTGCAAGCGGCGATTTTGGAGTAGTGAAAGATTTCATCGCATCCTGGGGGGCGTATGCAGCTGTAATATCCTTTGGGCTTATGATATTTCAGTCTATAGCGGCTCCTCTGCCAGCCTTTCTCATTACCTTTGCAAATGCCAATCTGTTCGGTTGGTGGCAGGGAGCGATCCTCTCGTGGACAAGTGCCATGGCGGGAGCAGCGCTGTGCTTTTATATTGCAAGAGTTCTGGGAAGAGATGTGGCAGAAAAGTTTACAAGCAAGGCCGGATTAAAGCAGGTGGATGCGTTCTTTGAAAAGTATGGAAAAAGTACGGTTCTGGTCTGTCGTCTTTTGCCCTTTGTATCCTTTGACCTTGTAAGTTATGGGGCAGGACTTACTTCCATGTCCTTTGGCTCCTTCTTTCTTGCAACCGGAATCGGTCAGCTTCCGGCGACCATTGTGTATTCCTATGTGGGAGGAATGCTGACAGGCGGAGCAAAATTATTAGTAACAGGGCTTATGATCTTGTTTGCATTGTCGGCGTTCATAGTAATGGCAAGAAAAATATACGTGGAAAAGCAAAGACAAAAAGGAGAGAAGTAA
- a CDS encoding TVP38/TMEM64 family protein has product MNNKKVWVFAGIIVMILCFNHVFGWSSYISNMDNLAFLKQAVEDNLPYAIAIYMLLTIAGCAFLALPGVTFAIFAGLLFGPVLGTVCCSAATTIGAVFAFAAGRFFLKDTVRPMVVKNKYLNKWLFDNSGKNQLFVLIITRLVPVFPYNLQNFAYGITDIKFSTYMIGSLVFMLPGTAMYTVGTAGLADKENRILYMGIAAVLAIGVMGMGVFLKRRYIQEEQDGR; this is encoded by the coding sequence ATGAATAATAAAAAAGTGTGGGTATTTGCAGGAATCATCGTTATGATTCTTTGCTTTAATCATGTATTTGGGTGGTCCTCCTATATCAGTAATATGGATAATCTGGCTTTTCTAAAGCAGGCGGTAGAGGATAATCTACCCTATGCCATTGCAATCTATATGCTGCTCACCATTGCAGGCTGTGCCTTTCTGGCCCTTCCAGGTGTCACATTTGCAATATTTGCCGGTCTGTTATTTGGCCCTGTTCTGGGTACGGTATGTTGTTCTGCGGCTACCACAATCGGGGCGGTTTTTGCATTTGCGGCGGGTAGGTTCTTTTTAAAAGACACCGTCAGACCAATGGTGGTAAAGAATAAATATCTGAATAAATGGTTGTTTGACAATTCTGGAAAAAACCAGTTGTTTGTCCTCATCATTACAAGGCTTGTTCCGGTATTTCCCTATAACCTCCAAAACTTTGCCTACGGTATTACAGATATTAAATTCAGCACTTATATGATCGGTTCTCTGGTTTTCATGCTTCCGGGTACCGCGATGTACACGGTTGGAACGGCCGGGCTTGCGGACAAAGAAAACCGGATTCTGTATATGGGGATCGCGGCTGTATTGGCAATTGGGGTGATGGGAATGGGGGTATTTTTAAAGAGGAGATACATACAGGAGGAGCAAGATGGAAGATAA
- a CDS encoding BlaI/MecI/CopY family transcriptional regulator — protein sequence MKYTLSQTEQDIMKLLWQKKQWFSAADFWVYFNNNGKECKRQTIHTYLVRMEEKGFLVKNKKKYMYAFTEEEFAQKKAKEVLDTMFNGSLKQLIVALAGNKNISSEEANELKDYLNDLD from the coding sequence ATGAAATATACTTTATCACAAACGGAACAAGATATTATGAAATTACTCTGGCAAAAGAAGCAATGGTTTTCCGCCGCAGATTTTTGGGTTTATTTTAATAATAATGGAAAAGAATGTAAAAGGCAGACCATACATACGTATTTAGTACGTATGGAGGAGAAAGGATTTCTGGTGAAAAATAAGAAAAAATATATGTATGCCTTTACCGAAGAAGAATTTGCGCAAAAGAAGGCAAAAGAAGTGCTAGATACTATGTTTAATGGCTCATTAAAACAACTAATAGTAGCTTTAGCTGGAAATAAAAATATAAGCTCCGAAGAGGCCAATGAATTAAAGGACTATTTAAACGATCTGGATTAG
- a CDS encoding sulfurtransferase produces MKKRVLGVLLCLSIAVSLTTGCAAKTESKLAESEKKTEKEEKTDVNADPVDKKKVYVSPDWVQSVIEGNQEESTDYVILECAWGEEADNPAYTEGHIKGAYHMNTDYIESEEYWNIRTPEEIEKLMADYGITKDTTVICYGADGINSADDRVAFTLLWAGVENVKCLDGGFEAWTKAGYGTEKGSNKPKATDKGFGTTVPAHPEYVISIDNVKGKLESDSNFKLVSIRSKAEFSGETSGYGYIDKAGEPKGAIWGHDTDDGSYNKADGTTVGMDVLEGYLKESGASLDNELAFYCGTGWRATIPFLICYENGYTNAELYDGGWYQWQMDDSLPVQVGDPVSGKCEYTTVGNLSKDKAAK; encoded by the coding sequence ATGAAAAAAAGGGTACTGGGTGTATTGCTGTGTCTTTCCATAGCAGTATCACTGACAACAGGATGTGCAGCAAAGACTGAAAGTAAACTTGCTGAAAGCGAAAAGAAGACGGAGAAGGAAGAAAAGACTGATGTAAACGCTGATCCGGTGGATAAAAAAAAGGTGTACGTATCACCGGACTGGGTGCAGAGCGTAATTGAAGGGAATCAGGAAGAGTCAACTGATTATGTAATTCTGGAATGTGCATGGGGAGAGGAAGCAGATAATCCTGCATATACAGAAGGACATATCAAGGGTGCCTATCATATGAATACGGATTACATAGAATCAGAAGAATATTGGAACATCCGCACACCGGAGGAAATAGAAAAGCTGATGGCTGATTACGGTATTACAAAAGATACGACAGTCATATGCTATGGAGCGGATGGAATAAATTCTGCAGATGACAGAGTCGCATTTACTCTGCTCTGGGCAGGAGTAGAAAATGTAAAATGCTTAGATGGCGGGTTTGAGGCCTGGACCAAAGCCGGTTACGGCACGGAAAAAGGCAGTAATAAGCCGAAGGCAACAGACAAGGGATTTGGAACAACAGTTCCTGCCCATCCGGAATATGTTATTTCCATTGATAACGTAAAAGGAAAGCTTGAAAGTGACAGCAATTTCAAATTAGTGAGTATCAGGAGCAAGGCGGAATTCTCTGGAGAAACCAGCGGATACGGATATATCGATAAGGCAGGAGAACCCAAAGGCGCGATTTGGGGACATGATACGGACGATGGTTCTTATAATAAGGCAGATGGAACGACAGTCGGTATGGATGTGCTGGAAGGATATTTAAAAGAATCCGGAGCCTCTCTTGACAATGAACTGGCATTTTACTGCGGAACGGGCTGGAGAGCCACAATCCCATTTTTGATCTGCTACGAAAACGGCTATACCAACGCAGAGCTTTATGACGGAGGCTGGTATCAGTGGCAGATGGATGACAGCTTACCGGTGCAGGTGGGAGATCCTGTAAGCGGTAAATGTGAATATACCACGGTAGGTAATCTTTCCAAGGACAAAGCAGCAAAATAA
- a CDS encoding (2Fe-2S)-binding protein has product MINQNGLNLDKGRKKKTMDNQEIIDKLTKVCICKGVSKQTIKKAISEGADTVEKVWSKTNTGNGSCKGKRCGEKIQQILDNWEEEK; this is encoded by the coding sequence ATGATTAACCAAAATGGCTTAAATTTAGATAAAGGAAGGAAAAAGAAAACAATGGACAATCAGGAAATTATTGATAAATTAACGAAGGTATGTATCTGCAAAGGAGTTTCTAAACAAACAATAAAAAAGGCAATTTCAGAAGGTGCAGATACCGTTGAAAAAGTATGGAGTAAGACGAATACTGGCAATGGCAGCTGTAAAGGAAAACGCTGCGGAGAAAAAATTCAGCAGATTTTGGATAACTGGGAAGAAGAAAAGTAA
- a CDS encoding HD domain-containing protein → MNKQHGLGSTDKMPREYLEALFLSDKELQLLEDELYIISPELIVCKDCEQNMPAHRVPVLAHTYEIVNGVRKDITLKLAALFHDIGKPYTKRTINGVDSFKGHEKVSELLADLILQRLGFEDNIRQDVCLLIRFHDFDLSPTKESIDDITQNMQNLRDYVPLLF, encoded by the coding sequence ATGAATAAACAACATGGATTGGGTAGTACTGATAAAATGCCGAGAGAATACTTGGAAGCTTTATTTTTGAGTGATAAAGAATTACAATTGTTAGAAGATGAACTTTATATAATCTCTCCAGAATTAATTGTTTGCAAAGATTGTGAACAAAATATGCCGGCTCACCGTGTACCAGTGCTTGCCCATACCTATGAGATAGTAAACGGCGTAAGGAAAGATATCACTCTGAAACTGGCTGCTTTGTTTCATGATATCGGCAAACCATATACCAAGAGAACAATCAATGGAGTTGACAGCTTTAAGGGGCATGAGAAGGTCAGTGAATTACTGGCGGATTTGATTTTGCAGAGACTGGGCTTTGAAGATAATATCCGACAGGATGTTTGTTTATTAATTAGATTTCATGATTTTGATTTATCCCCCACGAAAGAAAGTATTGATGATATCACACAAAATATGCAGAATTTGAGAGATTATGTTCCTCTCCTTTTTTAA
- a CDS encoding C-GCAxxG-C-C family protein — MTFEEIQELFLQGFDCSQVVAGAFADELEVDKKLLRKVSACFGGGMQCGETCGAVTGALMVLGMKYGHSEEGDTGQKQVMKQKTGEFKRLFGEKYPSCICRVLLGHDISKKEELAKVMEQGLLLQFCPKVVEDTIEILGKII; from the coding sequence ATCACCTTTGAAGAAATCCAGGAATTATTCCTCCAGGGATTTGACTGTTCTCAGGTAGTTGCAGGGGCGTTTGCGGATGAATTAGAAGTCGATAAGAAACTGCTTAGGAAGGTTTCTGCCTGCTTTGGGGGAGGTATGCAGTGCGGGGAAACATGCGGCGCTGTTACGGGGGCTTTGATGGTGCTTGGAATGAAATACGGGCATAGTGAAGAGGGAGATACCGGGCAGAAGCAGGTAATGAAGCAGAAAACCGGGGAATTTAAGAGGCTGTTTGGGGAGAAATATCCTTCCTGTATCTGCCGTGTTTTACTGGGGCATGATATTTCAAAGAAGGAAGAACTGGCAAAGGTGATGGAACAGGGGTTGCTTCTTCAGTTCTGCCCCAAAGTAGTGGAAGATACAATAGAAATTTTAGGAAAGATTATATAA
- a CDS encoding class I SAM-dependent methyltransferase — MKAYERETDMWNKIFEEYQPLDLREIELKVEPMFDEALKLFASRTKRVLDFGCGTGDVSFQYLQYQPDHQIVGVDKAETGIRFAKETAKLSHYRRTHFFTGGKEFLDQFEKEEFDGIILSNVLDVMPKDVSNETMLKLNSLLKHDGCWFIKMNPYYSKEELESFGYQKKGGNLYEEDGILHLRQATTEYWKKQLSRFGEMIAYLEFQYTWQKGMNRLFIIKK; from the coding sequence ATGAAAGCCTATGAACGTGAGACCGATATGTGGAACAAAATTTTTGAAGAATATCAGCCATTGGATCTAAGAGAGATAGAACTAAAGGTTGAACCAATGTTTGACGAAGCGTTGAAATTGTTTGCCAGCAGAACAAAACGAGTATTGGACTTTGGATGCGGAACTGGTGATGTTTCTTTTCAATACCTTCAGTATCAACCAGATCATCAGATTGTCGGAGTAGATAAAGCAGAAACTGGTATTAGATTTGCAAAAGAAACAGCCAAGCTAAGTCATTATAGAAGAACCCATTTCTTTACTGGAGGAAAGGAATTCTTAGATCAGTTTGAGAAAGAGGAGTTTGATGGAATTATTTTATCAAATGTTCTGGATGTAATGCCTAAAGATGTCTCCAATGAGACGATGCTTAAGTTAAACAGTCTCTTGAAACATGACGGCTGCTGGTTTATCAAAATGAACCCTTATTATTCCAAAGAAGAACTTGAATCGTTTGGATATCAGAAAAAAGGGGGAAATCTATATGAAGAAGATGGGATTCTTCATCTTCGGCAGGCCACTACAGAATATTGGAAGAAACAGTTATCAAGATTTGGTGAGATGATTGCCTATTTAGAATTCCAATATACCTGGCAGAAAGGCATGAATAGGCTCTTTATTATTAAAAAATAA
- a CDS encoding M56 family metallopeptidase, producing MNIIFTMIISSNTLFIIFMILDYYNKNLFSQYQRYTILKIALFMMLIPLGYIKVVIALLFQYFLDCQEIELLIKGNAPIIMITPEGSRFNSSYGINMIVTYLWIGITFISLSYHIWKHRRFRKFILHINHETFSPELLNIVEKYRNQLHIKRNIRVYLSDINISPFTIGIYKPIIVMPTLKDTFKHELIIKHELYHIRRYDILVKLFRTIAIGIYWFNPLVYKLDSYLDESCEFACDEAITQSLSRENKRKYGHLIIDMAALNPIGPMNYINSFSNNKKKIKERINLIMKEQRKKNRLAILLSIVAVACSSFTVFAYDKPHTMTWAEQPSDDVYLTDSNQMVMFSSNLQPENSKNLQITYNSQFVDIYGNTYRIDDRPLTRKKCTHTFVDGKYSKHTKNKNGSCLTKTYSAQRCSKCGSMKLGSLESEAKYTKCPH from the coding sequence ATGAATATAATTTTTACAATGATAATATCAAGCAACACATTATTTATTATTTTTATGATTTTGGATTATTATAATAAAAATCTCTTTAGTCAATACCAACGATATACGATCTTGAAGATAGCCTTATTCATGATGCTTATTCCGCTTGGGTATATAAAGGTGGTTATCGCTTTGTTATTTCAGTATTTTCTCGATTGTCAAGAAATTGAATTATTGATTAAAGGAAATGCCCCAATAATTATGATAACACCAGAAGGATCTCGTTTTAATAGCTCTTATGGAATTAATATGATTGTTACTTATCTATGGATAGGAATCACCTTTATATCCCTTTCATATCATATATGGAAACATCGAAGATTTAGAAAGTTTATTCTTCACATTAACCATGAAACATTTTCACCCGAATTATTGAATATTGTAGAAAAGTACAGAAACCAATTACATATCAAAAGAAACATAAGAGTTTATCTTTCAGATATTAATATTTCACCATTCACCATTGGTATATATAAGCCTATCATTGTAATGCCTACACTCAAAGATACTTTTAAACATGAACTAATTATAAAACATGAACTATATCATATTAGAAGATATGATATTTTAGTCAAGCTTTTTCGTACAATAGCAATTGGAATCTATTGGTTTAATCCACTAGTATATAAACTGGATTCTTATTTAGATGAGTCATGTGAATTCGCATGTGATGAGGCCATAACTCAATCTCTAAGTAGAGAAAACAAAAGAAAATATGGGCATTTAATTATTGATATGGCTGCGCTAAACCCAATTGGGCCAATGAACTATATTAACTCCTTTAGCAATAATAAAAAAAAGATAAAAGAAAGGATAAACTTAATTATGAAAGAACAAAGAAAGAAAAACAGGTTGGCAATCTTACTTTCCATTGTGGCAGTAGCATGTAGCAGCTTTACAGTATTTGCCTATGACAAACCACATACGATGACATGGGCAGAGCAGCCATCTGATGATGTCTATCTTACAGACTCAAACCAGATGGTTATGTTTTCAAGTAATCTGCAACCTGAAAATTCAAAAAACCTACAAATTACATATAACTCACAATTTGTAGATATATATGGAAATACTTATCGTATTGATGATCGTCCACTTACAAGAAAAAAATGCACACATACTTTTGTAGATGGTAAATATTCAAAACATACAAAAAATAAAAATGGAAGCTGTTTGACAAAAACCTATTCAGCACAAAGATGCAGTAAATGTGGGTCTATGAAATTAGGTTCTCTTGAAAGCGAAGCTAAATATACCAAATGCCCTCATTAA